From the Leifsonia sp. AG29 genome, one window contains:
- a CDS encoding class II fumarate hydratase, producing the protein MVDTQADSEFRIEHDTMGEVRVPKDALYSAQTQRAVENFPISGSVLEPAQIAALARIKKSAALANARLGVLDQDVAEAIAAAADEVVTGRYNGEFPIDVYQTGSGTSSNMNMNEVLATLASRRLGRPVHPNDQVNASQSSNDVFPTSVHIAVTGALIDDLIPALDHLAVALEEKAELWATAVKSGRTHLMDATPVTLGQEFGGYAAQIRYGIERVQAALTRVAEVPLGGTAVGTGINTPLGFPQLVIELLRAETELPITEARNHFEAQANRDALVETSGALRTIAVSLTKISNDLRWMGSGPNTGLGELHIPDLQPGSSIMPGKVNPVIPEAVLMVAARVVGNDATIAWSGASGLFELNVAIPVMGTALLESVRLLTQASRVLADKTVRGLEANLERARALAESSPSIVTPLNRVIGYEAAAKVAKHSVANGMTVREAVIDLGFVERGEVTLEQLDKALDVLTMTHPG; encoded by the coding sequence GTGGTGGACACCCAGGCGGACTCCGAGTTCCGCATCGAGCACGACACGATGGGCGAGGTGCGCGTCCCGAAGGACGCGCTCTACAGCGCGCAGACGCAGCGCGCCGTCGAGAACTTCCCCATCTCGGGGTCGGTGCTCGAGCCGGCCCAGATCGCCGCGCTGGCGCGCATCAAGAAGTCCGCGGCGCTCGCCAACGCGCGCCTCGGCGTGCTCGACCAGGACGTCGCCGAGGCGATCGCCGCCGCGGCCGACGAGGTCGTGACCGGTCGCTACAACGGCGAGTTCCCGATCGACGTGTACCAGACCGGGTCCGGCACCTCCTCGAACATGAACATGAACGAGGTCCTGGCGACGCTGGCATCGCGGCGGCTGGGCCGGCCGGTCCACCCGAACGACCAGGTCAACGCCTCGCAGTCGTCGAACGACGTGTTCCCGACCTCGGTGCACATCGCCGTCACCGGTGCGCTCATCGACGACCTCATCCCCGCGCTCGACCACCTCGCCGTGGCCCTCGAGGAGAAGGCGGAGCTCTGGGCGACCGCGGTCAAGAGCGGTCGCACCCACCTGATGGACGCCACGCCGGTCACGCTCGGCCAGGAGTTCGGCGGCTACGCGGCCCAGATCCGCTACGGCATCGAGCGCGTGCAGGCGGCCCTCACGCGCGTGGCCGAGGTCCCGCTCGGCGGAACCGCCGTCGGCACCGGCATCAACACCCCGCTCGGTTTCCCGCAGCTGGTGATCGAGCTCCTCCGCGCCGAGACCGAGCTGCCGATCACCGAGGCCCGCAACCACTTCGAGGCGCAGGCCAACCGCGACGCCCTGGTCGAGACCTCGGGCGCGCTCCGGACGATCGCCGTGTCGCTCACGAAGATCTCCAACGACCTGCGCTGGATGGGCTCGGGACCGAACACGGGCCTCGGCGAGCTCCACATCCCCGACCTGCAGCCGGGGTCCTCCATCATGCCGGGCAAGGTCAACCCGGTCATCCCGGAGGCCGTCCTCATGGTCGCCGCTCGGGTCGTCGGCAACGACGCGACCATCGCCTGGAGCGGCGCCTCCGGCCTGTTCGAGCTCAACGTGGCCATCCCGGTCATGGGCACCGCCCTGCTCGAGTCGGTCCGGCTGCTCACCCAGGCGAGCCGCGTGCTGGCCGACAAGACGGTCAGGGGCCTGGAGGCGAACCTCGAGCGGGCGCGCGCCCTCGCCGAGTCGAGCCCCTCCATCGTGACGCCCCTCAACCGTGTCATCGGCTACGAGGCCGCGGCGAAGGTCGCGAAGCACTCCGTGGCGAACGGCATGACGGTACGCGAGGCGGTGATCGACCTCGGCTTCGTCGAGCGCGGAGAGGTCACGCTCGAGCAGCTGGACAAGGCCCTCGACGTCCTCACCATGACGCACCCGGGCTGA
- a CDS encoding PhoH family protein, protein MAESATRQDASAPGTTGTLERTYVLDTSVLLSDPKAIFRFAEHAVVIPVVVVSELEGKRNDPEIGYFARQALRNLDDLRVQHERLDFPIPVGDGGSLRVELNHSNMSVLPSGMQLGDNDSRILAVALNLAADGLDVTVVSKDLPMRVKAASIGLAAEEYRHEQVVDSGWTGLAEVTLGSDQMAGLYESEWMRSDLVAGMPVNTGLIIHSDRGSALGRVVADREVKLVRGDRDVFGLHGRSAEQRLAIDLLLDPEIGILSLGGRAGTGKSALALCAGLEAVLERQQHKKIMVFRPLYAVGGQELGYLPGDQGEKMNPWGQAVFDTLGALVSQNVLDEVVERGMLEVLPLTHIRGRSLHDAFVIVDEAQSLERNVLLTVLSRIGQNSRVVLTHDVAQRDNLRVGRHDGVASVIETLKGHPLFAHITLTRSERSAIAALVTEMLEGNELA, encoded by the coding sequence GTGGCTGAATCAGCAACCCGACAGGACGCATCGGCACCCGGTACGACGGGGACGCTCGAGCGCACATACGTGCTCGACACGTCCGTCCTGCTGTCCGATCCGAAGGCGATCTTCCGGTTCGCCGAGCATGCTGTCGTGATCCCGGTCGTCGTGGTCAGCGAGCTCGAGGGCAAGCGGAACGACCCCGAGATCGGGTACTTCGCGCGGCAGGCGCTGCGCAACCTCGACGATCTCCGGGTGCAGCACGAGCGCCTCGACTTCCCGATCCCGGTCGGCGACGGCGGCTCCCTCCGGGTGGAGCTCAACCACTCGAACATGTCCGTCCTTCCGAGCGGCATGCAGCTCGGCGACAACGACTCCCGCATCCTCGCCGTCGCGCTCAACCTCGCCGCCGACGGACTCGACGTCACCGTCGTCTCCAAAGATCTCCCGATGCGCGTCAAGGCCGCGTCGATCGGTCTCGCCGCCGAGGAGTACCGCCACGAACAGGTGGTCGACTCCGGCTGGACCGGGCTCGCGGAGGTGACGCTCGGCAGCGACCAGATGGCCGGACTGTACGAGAGCGAGTGGATGCGCAGCGACCTGGTCGCGGGCATGCCGGTGAACACCGGGCTCATCATCCACTCCGACCGTGGCTCCGCCCTCGGGCGCGTCGTCGCCGACCGCGAGGTCAAGCTCGTGCGCGGCGACCGCGACGTCTTCGGCCTCCACGGCCGGTCGGCCGAGCAGCGGCTCGCCATCGACCTCCTGCTCGACCCGGAGATCGGCATCCTGTCGCTCGGCGGCCGCGCCGGGACGGGCAAATCGGCGCTCGCACTGTGCGCGGGCCTGGAGGCGGTGCTCGAGCGGCAGCAGCACAAGAAGATCATGGTCTTCCGCCCCCTCTACGCGGTCGGCGGCCAGGAGCTCGGCTACCTGCCCGGCGACCAGGGCGAGAAGATGAACCCGTGGGGCCAGGCCGTGTTCGACACGCTCGGCGCGCTCGTGTCGCAGAACGTCCTCGACGAGGTCGTCGAGCGGGGGATGCTCGAGGTGCTCCCGCTGACGCACATCCGCGGGCGGTCCCTCCACGACGCCTTCGTGATCGTCGACGAGGCGCAGTCGCTCGAACGGAACGTGCTGCTCACGGTGCTCAGCCGTATCGGCCAGAACTCGCGAGTGGTCCTCACGCACGACGTCGCACAGCGCGACAACCTCCGCGTCGGGCGGCACGACGGCGTCGCGAGCGTCATCGAGACGCTCAAGGGTCACCCGCTGTTCGCCCACATCACCCTGACGCGGTCGGAGCGCTCCGCCATCGCGGCCCTGGTCACCGAGATGCTGGAGGGCAACGAGCTGGCCTAG
- the trhA gene encoding PAQR family membrane homeostasis protein TrhA, whose translation MAPRDTPDPRDLRFREGEDVGELLQEPAAELDGADRAVQADEREARTTGPEIPNIPLLDASLANPADVKPTWRGWIHAGTFPATIVAGIVLICLAHGAPAKWASAVFMLTSMLLFGNSALYHRFNWKPRTKIVLKRIDHANIFLLIAGTYTPLAVLALPPEKGVLLLSLVWAGALVGIGFRVFWIHAPRWLYVPLYVLLGWAAMMDIVDLVHANAAMMVLVIVGGVLYTIGAVIYGMKRPNPFPGRFGFHEIFHTLTVLAFLCHWTATLLIALHPAYNAG comes from the coding sequence ATGGCGCCGCGAGACACCCCCGACCCCCGCGATCTCCGTTTCCGCGAGGGCGAAGACGTCGGCGAGCTCCTCCAGGAGCCGGCCGCGGAGCTCGACGGGGCGGATCGGGCCGTGCAGGCCGACGAGCGGGAGGCGCGCACCACCGGTCCGGAGATCCCCAACATCCCGCTGCTCGACGCCTCCCTCGCGAACCCCGCCGACGTCAAGCCGACCTGGCGCGGCTGGATCCACGCGGGCACCTTCCCGGCCACCATCGTGGCGGGCATCGTCCTCATCTGCCTGGCTCACGGCGCCCCCGCCAAGTGGGCGTCGGCGGTCTTCATGCTGACCTCGATGCTGCTGTTCGGAAACTCGGCGCTGTACCACCGCTTCAACTGGAAACCGCGCACGAAGATCGTCCTGAAGCGCATCGACCACGCGAACATCTTCCTGCTCATCGCCGGGACGTACACCCCGCTCGCCGTCCTCGCGCTGCCGCCGGAGAAGGGCGTGCTGCTGCTGTCGCTCGTCTGGGCCGGCGCCCTCGTCGGCATCGGGTTCCGCGTCTTCTGGATCCACGCGCCGCGATGGCTGTACGTCCCGCTCTACGTGCTCCTCGGCTGGGCGGCGATGATGGACATCGTCGACCTCGTGCACGCCAACGCCGCGATGATGGTGCTCGTGATCGTGGGCGGCGTGCTCTACACGATCGGCGCGGTGATCTACGGCATGAAGCGGCCGAATCCGTTCCCCGGCCGGTTCGGGTTCCACGAGATCTTCCACACGCTGACCGTGCTGGCGTTCCTGTGCCACTGGACGGCCACCCTGCTGATCGCCCTGCACCCCGCCTACAACGCGGGCTAG
- a CDS encoding aminotransferase class V-fold PLP-dependent enzyme yields the protein MTTLDQYLSGFGEEPGYLDYGRVGPISATVRAEISAQYETLARARFGTIERMRSEDERVRDAVGALTGFAPDQIVFQPNASSGLMHAAFGLTGGEVLLSLAEFPSVTYAAERASHALRVVTPVWLETDDGKVTPSRIRDQLTSSTAAVMVSLVDSRTGYLADIDGIRQVIGDRLLIVDAIQGFGVVDAPYEVADVVVSGGQKWTRAGWGTGFLALSERAIDHLTPVFSGWTGSGAEQPWDEVRDPVRGAAAFSISNPDPVAEARFAAALEEIVEVGVAAIADAVSDSVERVLDLADEFAVPVASSRDQAERAGIVVLEPQPEELTVLAASLFNHGVTASVRSTTVRISAHAGTGEETFDMLRAAFTSFASAT from the coding sequence GTGACGACGCTCGACCAGTACCTCAGCGGCTTCGGCGAGGAACCCGGCTACCTCGACTACGGCCGGGTGGGGCCGATCTCGGCGACCGTGCGCGCCGAGATCTCAGCGCAGTACGAGACGCTCGCTCGCGCCCGATTCGGCACCATCGAGCGCATGCGCTCCGAGGACGAGCGAGTGCGCGACGCCGTCGGCGCACTGACGGGGTTCGCCCCCGATCAGATCGTGTTCCAGCCGAACGCCTCCAGCGGACTCATGCACGCCGCATTCGGGCTGACGGGAGGGGAGGTGCTGCTCTCGCTCGCTGAGTTCCCCAGCGTCACCTACGCGGCCGAGCGCGCCTCCCATGCCCTTCGGGTGGTGACGCCGGTCTGGCTCGAGACCGACGACGGGAAGGTGACGCCGTCGCGCATCAGGGATCAGCTCACCTCGAGCACGGCCGCCGTGATGGTGAGCCTCGTCGACTCGCGGACCGGCTACCTCGCCGACATCGACGGCATCCGTCAGGTGATCGGCGACCGCCTTCTCATCGTCGACGCGATCCAGGGCTTCGGCGTCGTGGATGCGCCGTACGAGGTCGCCGACGTGGTCGTATCGGGCGGCCAGAAGTGGACCCGGGCGGGCTGGGGCACGGGCTTCCTCGCGCTGAGCGAGCGTGCCATCGACCACCTGACCCCGGTCTTCAGCGGGTGGACCGGGTCGGGCGCCGAGCAGCCGTGGGACGAGGTCCGGGATCCGGTCCGCGGCGCCGCGGCGTTCTCGATCTCCAATCCGGACCCGGTCGCGGAGGCGCGCTTCGCCGCGGCGCTCGAGGAGATCGTCGAGGTCGGCGTGGCAGCCATCGCCGATGCGGTCTCCGACAGCGTCGAGCGCGTGCTCGACCTGGCGGACGAGTTCGCCGTACCGGTCGCCTCCTCGCGGGATCAGGCGGAGCGCGCCGGGATCGTCGTCCTCGAGCCGCAGCCCGAGGAACTGACGGTGCTCGCCGCCTCCCTGTTCAACCACGGCGTGACCGCGTCGGTGAGATCCACGACTGTCCGGATCAGCGCCCACGCGGGGACGGGCGAGGAGACGTTCGACATGCTGCGCGCAGCCTTCACGTCCTTCGCATCGGCCACCTGA
- the greA gene encoding transcription elongation factor GreA, with amino-acid sequence MSQESQVTFLTQDAYDRLSAELEELSGNGRTEIAKRIEAAREEGDLKENGGYHAAKEEQGKIEARIVQLTTLLRHAQVGAAPESHGVVEPGTVITATIAGDESVFLIGSREIAAGTDLPVYSEASPLGAAILGLKVGDKTEYTAPNGRQIAVEISKVDTFVG; translated from the coding sequence ATGTCCCAGGAGTCGCAGGTCACGTTTCTGACCCAGGACGCGTACGACCGGCTGTCCGCCGAACTGGAGGAGCTCAGCGGCAACGGCCGCACCGAGATCGCGAAGCGCATCGAGGCGGCCCGCGAGGAGGGCGACCTCAAGGAGAACGGCGGCTACCACGCCGCCAAGGAGGAGCAGGGCAAGATCGAGGCGCGCATCGTGCAGCTCACCACCCTGCTGCGCCACGCCCAGGTCGGCGCCGCTCCCGAGAGCCACGGCGTGGTCGAGCCCGGCACCGTCATCACGGCGACGATCGCCGGCGACGAGAGCGTCTTCCTCATCGGCAGCCGCGAGATCGCGGCCGGCACCGACCTCCCCGTCTACAGCGAGGCCAGCCCGCTCGGCGCCGCGATCCTCGGGCTCAAGGTCGGCGACAAGACCGAGTACACCGCGCCCAACGGTCGTCAGATCGCTGTGGAGATCTCCAAGGTCGACACGTTCGTCGGCTGA
- a CDS encoding isoprenyl transferase: MLYGLYQKRLKRDLNRDALPRHVAMIIDGNRRWARQAGLTTVAHGHRAGAAKMREFLEWCDELGIAVVTLYLLSSDNLTNRDSSELDDLIEIIAQLAEDLSHAGDWRVKHVGSTAGLPETLVRALGEAEARTAGHTGMHINLAVGYGGRKEITDAMRSIVAAHHAEGGSLETLADLLTPDLIGEHLYTGGQPDPDLVIRTSGEQRLSDFMLWQSAHSEFYFVEALGPDLREVDFLRAVRDYSRRQRRYGG; encoded by the coding sequence CTGCTGTACGGGCTCTACCAGAAGCGGCTGAAGCGCGATCTCAACCGCGACGCGCTCCCGCGTCATGTCGCCATGATCATCGACGGCAACCGCCGGTGGGCGCGGCAGGCCGGCCTCACCACGGTCGCCCACGGTCACCGCGCCGGTGCCGCGAAGATGCGCGAGTTCCTCGAGTGGTGCGACGAGCTGGGCATCGCGGTCGTGACCCTCTACCTGCTGTCGTCGGACAATCTCACCAACCGCGACAGCTCGGAGCTCGACGACCTCATCGAGATCATCGCGCAGCTCGCCGAGGACCTCTCGCACGCCGGCGACTGGAGGGTCAAGCACGTCGGCTCGACCGCCGGGCTCCCCGAGACGCTCGTCCGGGCGCTCGGCGAGGCGGAGGCGCGCACCGCCGGGCACACCGGGATGCACATCAACCTCGCCGTCGGGTACGGGGGCCGCAAGGAGATCACCGACGCGATGCGCAGCATCGTCGCCGCGCATCACGCCGAGGGCGGCAGCCTCGAGACGCTCGCCGACCTCCTCACCCCCGACCTCATCGGCGAGCACCTGTACACCGGCGGCCAGCCCGACCCCGACCTGGTGATCCGCACCTCCGGCGAGCAGCGCCTCAGCGACTTCATGCTGTGGCAGAGTGCGCACAGCGAGTTCTACTTCGTGGAGGCGCTCGGTCCCGACCTCCGCGAGGTCGACTTCCTGCGGGCGGTCCGCGACTACTCGCGGCGGCAGCGCCGGTACGGCGGCTGA
- a CDS encoding AI-2E family transporter, protein MSDFERPGAPAPTPSAAETTPGRASARAWFPRRRRDLGEPVEPIDASLPRGVRLASAWSWRLLVIGAAIAVVVFLIVQLRLIVIPVLVAVLLAALLVPFKDFLTRHRWPAWLAIVTVLVTLLVIVGGLFYVAVWQVTRQSAELQQQSVAAFTGFREWLVTGPIGLTQEQLDQAFASLGQSIQQDSQVFISGALSVGSTVGHVLTGALLTLFSVLFILIDGKGIWAWIVRVFPRRARAAVDGAGRAGWVTLRNFAKVQVLVAFIDAVGIGLVAFFLGLPLVGPIAVLVFLGSFIPVVGAVVTGALAVIIALVFKGWVFALIMLAGVLAVQQLEGHVLQPLIMGTAVKVHPLAVVLSVAAGSLLAGIPGALFAVPFVAVLNVMVHYVSSGKWRTAPEQQWAPPPGAIWETVPRGVRRHPGDQHR, encoded by the coding sequence ATGTCCGACTTCGAGCGCCCCGGCGCGCCGGCGCCCACCCCCTCTGCAGCCGAGACCACCCCCGGACGAGCCTCCGCCCGCGCGTGGTTCCCGCGCCGCCGCCGCGACCTCGGCGAGCCGGTCGAGCCGATCGATGCTTCCCTCCCGCGGGGCGTGCGGCTGGCGAGCGCGTGGTCCTGGCGGCTCCTCGTGATCGGCGCTGCGATCGCCGTCGTCGTGTTCCTCATCGTCCAGCTCCGGCTGATCGTCATCCCCGTGCTCGTCGCGGTGCTCCTCGCGGCGCTCCTCGTCCCGTTCAAGGACTTCCTCACCCGCCACCGCTGGCCGGCGTGGCTCGCCATCGTCACCGTGCTGGTCACGCTCCTCGTCATCGTCGGCGGCCTGTTCTACGTCGCGGTCTGGCAGGTGACCCGGCAGAGCGCCGAGCTGCAGCAGCAGTCCGTTGCGGCCTTCACCGGGTTCCGCGAGTGGCTGGTGACCGGGCCGATCGGCCTGACGCAGGAGCAACTCGACCAGGCGTTCGCCTCGCTCGGGCAGTCGATCCAGCAGGACAGCCAGGTGTTCATCTCGGGCGCCCTGTCGGTGGGGTCGACGGTCGGGCACGTGCTCACCGGGGCCCTGCTGACGCTGTTCAGCGTGCTGTTCATCCTCATCGACGGCAAGGGGATCTGGGCCTGGATCGTCCGGGTCTTCCCGCGCCGGGCGCGCGCCGCGGTCGACGGTGCCGGTCGCGCCGGCTGGGTGACCCTCCGGAACTTCGCCAAGGTGCAGGTGCTCGTCGCGTTCATCGACGCGGTCGGCATCGGCCTCGTCGCGTTCTTCCTGGGCCTCCCGCTCGTCGGGCCGATCGCGGTGCTCGTCTTCCTCGGCTCGTTCATCCCCGTCGTCGGCGCCGTCGTGACCGGCGCGCTCGCGGTGATCATCGCCCTCGTCTTCAAGGGCTGGGTGTTCGCGCTCATCATGCTCGCCGGCGTCCTGGCGGTGCAGCAGCTGGAGGGGCATGTCCTCCAGCCGCTCATCATGGGGACGGCGGTCAAGGTCCACCCGCTCGCGGTCGTGCTCTCGGTGGCCGCGGGCTCCCTTCTCGCGGGCATCCCGGGCGCGCTCTTCGCCGTGCCGTTCGTGGCCGTGCTCAACGTGATGGTGCACTACGTGTCCTCAGGGAAGTGGCGCACCGCGCCCGAGCAGCAGTGGGCACCACCGCCCGGGGCGATCTGGGAGACGGTCCCGCGCGGCGTCCGGCGGCACCCCGGCGACCAGCACCGCTGA
- a CDS encoding DUF4307 domain-containing protein: MTATRSLDSRYGRTPARRRRDRWLLAGGAVAVLAVVVAWVFWAGWDNNQADLETTDTAYVIPDAHHVKISFTINAPPGTPVTCALQALNESFAIVGWRIVEYPGADSRVTTHTETIRTIAQPNTGLINTCWLT; the protein is encoded by the coding sequence ATGACGGCGACCCGATCCCTCGATTCCCGCTACGGCCGCACCCCCGCGAGGCGCCGGCGCGACCGATGGCTGCTCGCCGGGGGCGCCGTGGCGGTGCTCGCCGTCGTCGTCGCCTGGGTTTTCTGGGCCGGCTGGGACAACAACCAGGCCGACCTCGAGACGACCGACACCGCCTACGTCATCCCCGACGCGCACCACGTGAAGATCAGTTTCACCATCAACGCGCCTCCGGGAACCCCCGTCACCTGCGCGCTGCAGGCGCTGAACGAGTCGTTCGCGATCGTGGGCTGGCGCATCGTCGAGTACCCGGGCGCCGACAGCCGGGTCACCACGCACACCGAGACGATCCGGACGATCGCGCAGCCGAACACGGGTTTGATTAACACCTGCTGGCTGACCTAG
- the ilvA gene encoding threonine ammonia-lyase, whose protein sequence is MASVTPHTRTPFAGPSLDDFEAARGIVARVAQPTPMESSRFLADVLGAPVLLKCENLQRTGSYKIRGAYHRMSRLTAEERERGVVAASAGNHAQGVAFAARELGIHATIFMPVGVAIPKFQATRAYGADVVLSGSIVDETLRAAADFAAETGAVLIPPFDHPDVIAGQGTLGLEILDEVPDVATVVVPIGGGGLISGVSSAIKQRAAREGRSVRVIGVQAANAAAYPPSLAAGAPTDIAITGTIADGIAVSRPGALNFEIIRDAVDTVVTVSEDDIARALLVLLERAKLVVEPAGAAGVAAILAGLVPADGTTVAILSGGNIDPLLMQRIIGQGLAASDRYLKLTIMLPDRPGQLARIAELLAGVNANVVEVLHTRHGRGMQLSQVELDVSVETRGTEHRQQVISALRAAGYDPVVDDD, encoded by the coding sequence GTGGCTTCCGTGACCCCGCACACGCGCACCCCGTTCGCCGGGCCCAGCCTCGACGACTTCGAGGCCGCGCGCGGGATCGTGGCCCGGGTCGCTCAGCCGACGCCCATGGAGTCCTCAAGGTTCCTCGCCGACGTGCTCGGAGCGCCGGTGCTCTTGAAGTGCGAGAACCTCCAGCGGACCGGGTCGTACAAGATCCGCGGCGCCTACCACCGGATGTCGCGGCTGACCGCCGAGGAACGCGAGCGCGGGGTCGTCGCCGCGTCGGCGGGCAACCACGCCCAGGGGGTCGCCTTCGCGGCGCGCGAGCTCGGCATCCACGCCACCATCTTCATGCCGGTCGGTGTCGCGATCCCGAAGTTCCAGGCGACCCGGGCGTACGGGGCCGACGTGGTGCTGAGCGGCTCGATCGTCGACGAGACGCTCCGCGCGGCAGCCGACTTCGCCGCCGAGACCGGCGCCGTTCTCATCCCTCCCTTCGACCACCCCGATGTCATCGCCGGCCAGGGCACGCTGGGCCTCGAGATCCTCGACGAGGTCCCTGACGTGGCGACCGTCGTCGTGCCCATCGGAGGCGGTGGCCTCATCTCGGGCGTCTCCAGCGCGATCAAGCAGCGAGCGGCGCGCGAGGGCCGGTCCGTCCGGGTCATCGGCGTGCAGGCGGCGAACGCGGCCGCCTACCCTCCGTCGCTGGCGGCGGGAGCACCCACCGACATCGCGATCACGGGCACGATCGCCGACGGCATCGCGGTGAGCCGTCCGGGCGCGCTGAACTTCGAGATCATCCGCGACGCGGTCGACACGGTCGTCACCGTCAGCGAGGACGACATCGCCCGCGCCCTCCTGGTTCTCCTCGAGCGCGCGAAGCTCGTGGTCGAGCCCGCGGGCGCCGCCGGCGTGGCGGCAATCCTCGCGGGCCTCGTGCCGGCCGACGGCACCACCGTGGCCATCCTCTCCGGCGGCAACATCGACCCCCTCCTGATGCAGCGCATCATCGGCCAGGGCCTCGCCGCCTCCGACCGCTACCTCAAACTCACGATCATGCTGCCCGACCGGCCGGGGCAGCTCGCCCGGATCGCCGAGCTGCTCGCGGGCGTGAATGCGAACGTCGTGGAGGTGCTCCACACCCGCCACGGGCGCGGCATGCAGCTCAGCCAGGTCGAGCTCGACGTGAGCGTCGAGACCCGGGGCACGGAGCATCGTCAGCAGGTGATCAGTGCGCTGCGGGCGGCCGGGTACGACCCGGTCGTCGACGACGACTGA